The proteins below come from a single candidate division KSB1 bacterium genomic window:
- the rplF gene encoding 50S ribosomal protein L6 translates to MSRIGKVPIPIPEGVTVDIKKNHVTIKGPKGELGLKVDPVISLKLEDGSLTVNRPSDHRQHRSFHGLYRALLANNVTGVSKGFEKDLEIIGVGYRVESKDKAAIFSLGFSHSIIMVPPKSVDIVVKTPTEFTVTGIDKQLVGMIAAKIRSFRPPEPYKGKGIRYKDEVVRRKAGKSAA, encoded by the coding sequence GTGTCTCGTATAGGCAAAGTTCCTATTCCGATCCCGGAAGGAGTAACAGTTGATATCAAAAAGAATCATGTCACAATTAAAGGTCCAAAAGGAGAGCTGGGATTAAAGGTTGATCCTGTTATATCTTTGAAATTGGAGGATGGATCTTTAACAGTAAATCGTCCATCAGATCATCGGCAGCATCGATCCTTCCATGGATTATACCGGGCCTTGTTAGCAAATAATGTTACGGGTGTTTCAAAAGGATTTGAAAAGGACTTGGAAATAATCGGTGTGGGTTATCGTGTGGAATCAAAAGATAAAGCCGCAATTTTTAGCTTAGGATTTTCTCACTCTATCATCATGGTTCCTCCTAAAAGTGTGGATATCGTCGTAAAAACACCAACGGAATTTACAGTAACTGGAATCGATAAACAGTTAGTGGGAATGATCGCGGCAAAAATTCGGTCCTTTAGACCTCCCGAGCCATACAAGGGCAAAGGGATTCGCTACAAAGATGAAGTTGTAAGAAGAAAAGCTGGTAAATCAGCTGCATAA
- a CDS encoding type Z 30S ribosomal protein S14, which translates to MAKTSLVVKSKRKPKFKVRGYTRCNRCGRARAYLRKFGLCRICFRELALKGEIPGVLKASW; encoded by the coding sequence ATGGCGAAAACATCTTTAGTGGTTAAATCAAAAAGAAAACCAAAATTTAAAGTTCGAGGATACACACGTTGTAATCGTTGTGGTAGAGCTCGCGCATATTTGCGTAAGTTTGGTTTATGTAGAATCTGCTTTAGGGAATTGGCTTTAAAAGGTGAAATTCCAGGTGTTCTAAAGGCAAGTTGGTGA
- a CDS encoding 50S ribosomal protein L18 has protein sequence MKNKKLYKTKKNRIKRKLRIRSTVSGTAERPRLTIYRSQRHIYAQLVDDLAGKTITGISTLSPQLKSAVEKAKEKGKIELGFLIGNEIAKKAKDLKIESVVYDRNGFIYHGRVKAVAEGARKGGLKF, from the coding sequence ATGAAAAATAAAAAACTTTATAAAACTAAAAAAAACAGAATCAAAAGAAAATTGCGTATTCGAAGCACTGTTTCAGGGACTGCTGAAAGGCCCCGGTTAACGATTTACCGCAGTCAAAGGCACATATATGCCCAATTAGTTGATGATTTGGCTGGAAAGACAATCACAGGAATATCAACACTATCACCCCAATTAAAATCCGCTGTTGAAAAAGCGAAAGAAAAAGGAAAGATAGAGTTAGGTTTTCTTATTGGAAATGAAATTGCTAAAAAAGCAAAAGATTTAAAAATTGAATCTGTAGTGTATGATCGTAATGGTTTTATTTATCACGGTCGCGTTAAAGCGGTTGCTGAAGGAGCTCGCAAAGGTGGGCTTAAGTTTTAA
- the rpsH gene encoding 30S ribosomal protein S8, with protein sequence MSMTDPISDYLTRIRNAQKAGHKKVDIPASNIKRNITKILLQHKYVQNYINIDDGKQGLIRVYLKYGKDELPLIQGLRRISKPGRRVYVNNENLPRVLNNLGIAVMSTSQGVITNKEANKRSIGGEVLCYIW encoded by the coding sequence ATGTCCATGACTGACCCAATTTCGGATTATTTAACACGAATTCGAAATGCACAAAAAGCAGGCCATAAAAAGGTCGATATTCCTGCTTCTAATATTAAAAGGAATATAACTAAGATATTACTGCAACACAAGTACGTTCAAAATTATATTAACATCGACGATGGCAAACAGGGATTAATAAGGGTTTATCTGAAATATGGTAAGGATGAACTGCCACTTATTCAGGGTTTGCGCCGCATTAGTAAACCGGGTCGCCGGGTTTATGTAAACAACGAAAATCTTCCCCGTGTTTTGAACAATTTAGGTATTGCCGTGATGAGTACTTCACAAGGTGTTATTACAAACAAAGAAGCAAATAAGCGCAGTATCGGCGGGGAAGTATTATGCTATATTTGGTAG